In Chaetodon auriga isolate fChaAug3 chromosome 9, fChaAug3.hap1, whole genome shotgun sequence, the genomic window TGTAGCAGAAAATGGGCTCAAGTATGTCAAAATTGTGCTTGAGTACAGTACTTTTAGTAAATATActttgttactttccaccagTGGATTACAGACGGGCTGTGGGGAGGTGGAGACaggtctgtttttattctgtcatcCTGTATTTGTGTTGGCCAGCATGACACCAtaaatttctgtttttagttGCTGCATGTCATGACTAAGGGTCCTtggcttctctctctgtgtgtgtctgtgtgtgtgtgtgtgaacaactGTGCATACCCAGCATGCCGTTAGAAGAACATAGCATTAGGAATTTTCCGATTTGGAAAGCGTAACATTTTTAACATCCTGTGGAATACAGTGCATTCCTAATTTTCCAAAATCTCGCAAAGGGGTACGGAGCCCTTCATTCGCAGCCTTCCaaatctgctgctttctgcGTGGTCTTCATCAGTCATCCTCACCGTCAGCTTTCCCACGCTATTAGAACGTGTCACATCCTGATAGATACTCAATGGAGCAGAGCGCGCgcacacatgtgaacacacatgTAAGCAGAGGCCAGCACATTGTGTGGACGCATGCATGTCACGCTGTGATTGAGCACATCCAATTGCGCAAGTATTGAAGCACACATGAGTACACACAGGGAGAGATGCATGCTCACACCGTTGATCAAAGGAGCTGTGATGTAATCAGTCTCAGAGCTTTGTACACATCCCTCATTAACTTTCACCAGAGACTTTAATGAAAAACCACTGGAGGGAATCTCcgctttctctcctcttcctccccatcTCTCCTTCTCATCTCCTCGTTCACTCCCTGCGGTAtctgctcgtcctcctcctcattcgTCTTCCACACTGTGcctcccccttctccctctgccCCAGTGGCTGGCTTGGCTTCCGCTGAGACAGAGTAAATATTTCCCATGGCTTATCTGACCGCTGGCAGGACGAATTTGACACAAAGTGTGAGGCTCTGCTAATTAACACACAGCCTCCGTTCCTCGGGTCAGAGGCCCCCGGCGGGGACAGTTAGGGCTTTCAAAGTTTGACACCTCAAACACTCTGCTGTCCTATTCATTATGCTCAGGTATGACACATGCTTGTGTGTCATCGGAGACTCAGCtattactgtaacacacatcttgatttgattttcttacttttttggCCTTTTCTGGTAGAAACTCTTGAAGGGaggaatgaaaaacagagacagcaagttttttttttctctctctctctctgcaggctggcTGGTGTCCAGGTACAGGCCAGCCCCTTGGTAATGATGAAGGTGTGACGTGTAAGCAACTTCCCTGTTGTGTAATCGTCAAGGGGCTCTTGGGCGCTATAAGACCCCCAACCTCATCTGGTTTCTCAGAGCCTCCAGTCTGTtttcttcacacacagacacagagacatgataTGGTCTGGGGCACTCAGCTGTGCACATTTCTCTTAGAGGGGTCGAGGAGCAATTGTCAAGACATGGACTTCAGCCAAAAGAAGCACTGAAAAGCGCTTTGACTGGAGCTCAACCACTCAGGTAAAATGAACCCTTTGAATAGGCAGAAATCATAAAGTAAGTCTGGGTTGATTTGATAAGATCTCTGTTTTTgcataattttttttattaataatgCATTCTCTATTCTCTTGGTGAACGGCACTGTAAAGGGATCAGATTCAGTTACTTTTAAGACTCCTGTAAAAACTATTCAATCTAAAATTGACTTTTTTCATCTGCATCATGAATGTTTCAAAGACTTATTTCACTCACTCGAACAAAATAGATTTTCTGAGGAATCCATTAAGCAGCCACATTATTACAACACTTTCATATGTATTTCATTACGGCCCAACTTCAGGAATGGTGTAATGTATTTTTGCTGTGATTAGTTATCAAGCAGCACAGCTAATAAACAGTGGAGCCAGCTCATGATCGCTGCGCAGGAAAAGCTGTTTTGGTCCATAAAAGGCAGCTGAATTGTAAATGCTctcctgctttgtttcatttccagctGACCTTGGAAAACTTAAAGGAGGGAAGTCAAATTGTGAGACGCAAGGGTACGTCCAGTTTCATAATGGCAATCCCATATGACCTCTCCCTTTTCAACTCCACCCCCTCGCCATATTCAACAATAGAGGCCTGTGGAAACAGCTCTCTGCCCccctcagctctcctctgcaCAGACTGGCCTCCTGTGCCCATGACCACGATCATCCCGGCCATCTACAGCGTTATCTGTGTGCTGGGAACCATAGCCAATGccctggcagtgtgtgtgttggcgcaTGCCAGCACCTCAAGGAGAACTATCGCAAACACTTTCATGctgaacctgtgtgtgtctgacctgctgttcctgctgtcTCTGCCGCTGTGGGCCGTCTATTACTCCCAGGGCTACAGCTGGCCCTTTGGCTGGGTTGCCTGCAAAGTCTGCGGCGCGCTCCTCAACCTCAACCTCTATGCATCCATCTTCTTCATCACAAGCATGAGCATAGATCGCTACCTGGCCATCGTGCGTCCTCTCCGCTCCCAGAGTGCACGAAACACCAAACGCGCCCGGCTCACGTGCGTCCTGGTGTGGCTCCTGGCATGTGCCTGCTCAGCTCCTACCTTCTTTCTGAGGAACACTTACCACCTGGAGGCACTGGGTGTGGAGGGCTGTGTTATTATCTATCCTAATCATACCTGGTATTTAACCCTAGCATGGATGAAGATTGTCCTGGCCTTCCTGCTGCCGCTGCTTGTCATCTCTTGTTGCTACTACGCTATTGGCAAACATTTGATGGCTGACACAGGGCTGGTAAGAATGCACAATCTGTCACATCCCTCCAACATGCAATCTTTTAAATCCCAGGAGAGCTGCAGTAAACCAGAGAGACACCCAAGCCTGTGCGGGAGCCCCAGCTACAGCGCAGGCAGAAACGTGGAGGGCAGGGGGCTGGAGCGGGTGTTGTGGACAGTAGCTGCTGTGGTCATggccttcttcctctgctggtTCCCCTTCCACTGTGTCACCTTCTTGGATGTGCTGAATAGCAAGGGCTGGCTGGACAGCTGCTGGATGAACTGGACCATCCAGAACCTCACCCCTCTCACCCTCTGCCTGGGCTTCTCCAACTCGGCCATCAACCCCGTGCTCTACTGCTTCATTGGACATCATTTCCGGGGCCGCCTCGGGGGCCTCTGCAAGGGACTGTGTGCTTGTTTGAAGGCCCGTGGGGAAGAGCACAGCCAGAAGAGGGGCTCCTTCAGCACCAGGCTGAGCTCTTTCTCTCGAAAACTCAGTGACCTGAAAGACCTGGCAATTGTGGACCCCTCTGGTCCCGCTTAACTGGCCccctctttcctttcccttcactgttttcacacCCCAAAGAGTGATACGTCAAGTGACTGCTGAACTGCAATAAGCATGAATGTGTGAGACAGAGCTGTTACTataactgacagcagcttcatgctgccctacaaagacagaaaaaaataaccaAAGAAAAGattaagctaaaaaaaaaaaaaaaaaggtttaaaggATTGAAGCTGATTAGCCAAACTGTAGGACGGATCGATAAATTCTAAATGTAATGCCTTAAATGGTGCaggaggcagctgttttcagtgaaaaacccTCTGTACACTAggtgctcagcagcaaacagcagacagacacagttagcagctagctggtgaacatcagcagctaaagagccggatatttccctcaggagtcggtggagaccaaaaacagagctgaaagagagtgaatattagacTCACATGCACCGCGTGGACACGCCTCCAGATGAGTGATTGTGTTGCTCCTGCTTTGGCTGCTCCCAAGGGGCCATAAAAGTTCATCAATCAGTTTTTATAGCTTTAAGAGTGCAGTGAAAAGCCTTTAAAACTGAAGGGAGGCTGAATCACACACTACTGTGCTTAGGTAGGCTCGTGATATTTAAGCAGAGCtagttcagctgctgctggggttttttttcccctcatcatGGTTGGATTTAGCTACTGTCTCATTTACAGCCTATGGGATGATAAATgtaataaacatgttgtagGATCAATTGTTCAAGGACATGAAACAGGTTAGAACAAGTCGGTACATTTATCTCTCCAGCTAGTTTTAATTTAAAGATAAGCTTTTTAGTTCTGTTTCATAGATTTGCaaactgtcatgttttttttataattatAGATTTCTATACCATAATGATATTTTCTATGGTAAAGCAAATGTCAGAGTTATATTCTGCTCTCGACACTTTGAATGTGTTGCGACTGCACTTTTCGGCTGTGCAGAGCAGAACGGGCCAAAACATTGATGGAATACAGATGTATAAGGATGATTATTAACCAGTCATAACAATGCTATTTTTACTATTCCCTTTGGGAGCAGGATATTATATGTGTGAGCATGTAACTTGTATcatttgtattgtattattcTTAAAAGACagtttagaaaaataaaaatgaccataaaaATTCTGCTTGTCTGATTGATGTAATTATCCCAAATAACTACTGTTGTTTTACCAAAAAGAGGAGTTTGTCGGGTTAATTTTAGTCCACACATGCACCGATTTTGTGAAACTGATTCCATTTACGATTTTCACTTTCCTTTTCCAAATCTTAGTATGCCCTCCAACAGCTGTGACGGAGAGCTTTTTCCCCCACCTGGGAGTGAGAGTGCTGGGATTACTGTCGGCCCAGCAGATGGGCGCTCAGTCTCCccctttttctcccctctcaAAATGCCTCTCATGGATTCCGTACGTATCAAGGCCAGATATCATAATCTCATACTAATGTCCTTATGATGCATTCCAGCCCAGCCAGTTGTGTTGGTTGAGGAAGCCGCCAGCTAATCAATGATGTATCTCGGTCTGCTATTTGTGTCCAGTATAGATCTGCTGCATTCTGCAATGACCCTGGCCTGTGCGTCTGTGGGCTGAGAGCCAATGGAGTATGACGTAATTTAGCTGTGCCCTGGTGAGGGCTGTGAGATTATTATACAGAAGGTTGAGTGGATAATGGCAGaaactcttttcttcctccctaTATGGtgaagtgtttctgcttttgttcagttttaGATTTATAGCTTAAACAGCCTGAATGTTACAGATGAACATGGCACACAAAGGGAAGGAAAACTTCTTAAAACACCTTCCAGTCCTCACTTCAGACTACTTACAATAAATCATTCCTCATTAATCTTTCAAAGTTTGCCACTGGGTGGCGCTAAAGGGCTGTAAAAGCAGTGAATAAGATGCCACCGGCTGCTTATCCAGACAGAGCCCCAAAGTCCCACTGCTCATGATCTTTCTGAGCCGAGGGAAAGATGGCTCTGACACAGACTGATGACTCGTGTAGGCGACAGTTCTGAAtgtataaaaacagaaatcctCAACAAATTCCGCATTAAAGAGAGCTACCGGCTCgaaaaaacagactgagtgGGACAATCATAAGGTTGGCCTTTCTGAAGGGTCCTTTGCAGGAGCACCTGGCAGTCTGAAGGACTCAATGTGGTCGTGACAATGGTGTGAATGAAGAGCATCAAATCCAAGGATAACAGACCTGGCCGACGAGCCTCATCTGCCAGACGCTGTGCTATCCGCTTGgtaaaatgtgaacagcatTACACTGCTGCAAACATTCCACGTTGTAACCGCTGGATTTTTAATTTGACACAACGGAACTTTCCCACTGACAGGACAGATTGCAGGATGAGTTTGTTGCAGCTTCACAGTATGTTCGTGCACGCAGCTTCATTAGCTGATTCCTCACTGTTCAGTGGAGCAGGTGTGAGTATCCTTGACACACGTTTAATAGAAGGCAGATAAGTGACGTGACTGAATAAGGTGTTATATGCTGTGCAGTTCGTGGTTATAGGAACGGTGTAGAAGTGTGAGCAGAAAATGTGAGCTGAGAAGGATCGAGAACTCTTAAACAGCAGGAGACAGATGTTTTGTTGGCTTGGCACAACGTCTCcctctgacatcatcatttAACATGTAAATGagtctttttattctttttgtgtttgtctttaagGGGACAAATTAGAAGCACTGCTGATGTTTTATCCAAATTTTCCAGttgtggaaagtaactaagtacatttacactGCTGTGCTTCAGTATAATTTTGGGGTACTTTATGCTTCCACTCTAAACTTCAGATTGAAATACTGTCCCTTTTACTCCGCGACATTGATTTGACAGAGGTAAAGCAGTGACCAgtgacttttcaaattaagacgGGACATAAACACATATTATACATTCAACCAGTTCTCCCAAACTTTTTGGATTTTGTGACCTTTTTGTGAAAACAGAGCTGAGTTGGGACCGCCGAACATGAGTTGTTAGCTCCTCCATCAAAATGTATTCAatttaaatctttaaatttttaatctaaaaatttgagaaaaggaaaaaaaaagatttttctaAAAACTAAACTAACTGTATACAAGCAAGTAAAACCAGCTGCTCCTCAATCAGTTGCAAAATCCTGCTGACACATTGATCATCAGTATTAATCGAATAATGTCATATATGACATTTATGTGCAGAATGAGCAATTTCACTGTGGATATGTTGAGAtccattttgctgataatacatCTGTACTTTCACTTGCTGTAAGTAAAGTATCAGAAAACATCTCCCGCTGCTGATTTTTGCTCAGTAAACCATGCATCATAATTCATAGAAACTGTGGCAGAAACAGACAACGTAAGCAAACTCCTGTTCAtaagaaaacaaagtgaggcCTCCAGATAATTGAGCTGGAAACAGCACAAGTCACCACATAACAACAATATACGTTTTCCTGTTCGAAAAGGGtgatattgcttttttttttatccctctCTTGTGCTTTCTATTGTTGTGGAAATATTCAGTTAGAATCTTTGAAGTTATTTCCTGTTGAAAAATACAATCATTTCCTGAGAGATGCACAAACCCACATTTTACgtctgcatgtgcacatgcatgtgcctCATAGTGACAGGAGGAAGGCTGAGCACCGAGACATAAATATGAGAGGTTAGAGAGAGCTGCTATCAGCGCAGGTGAAAAGTGGAAAGTCAGAGAGCCGGCGTGCCAAAAGCTCAGGCCTCCTAACAAACATTTGAAACGGCAAGAACCGACCGTCAGATGAGAGGCTGGACAGCTGCCTTAGCTGTGCTCCCAGTCTAGAGCATTCACAGTGAAGAACAAAAAGCTTGCCTGcagtaaaaagaaagagagctgGCACTCAGGagcagaacaaaacacaggTGTGGAGAGGAGCCGTGATGGAGAACCTGCCTGTCTACCACGGACCCATCGGCAAAGAAGAGGGCGAGAGGCGGCTGGGCCAGGACGGGCGGGACGGGTGCTACCTGGTCCGTAACAGTGACTCTGTACCGGGCGTctactgcctgtgtgtgctgtgagtaTAAACCCAGACTGAGcagtatctgtctttgtcctgccTCTATGAGACCTCAGTAATCGCATCAACACATAACCCTATTTTCTACTATTACAGAGATTATTGATCttctcacattaaaaaaataaaggcacCAAGGCTCAAGCATACCAATGGGCCACCACATTTTGGTATTAAGTGTGAAAAGAGAGTCCCGTAGGAGTGATAATGGCAACAGTATGGgcaaacatttatttcattaagCTGAAAGATGAAGTCGGGGGTCaaagttgtttgtgtgtgtgtgcaggagccACGGCTACGTCTACACTTACAGACTGCACAAGGACGACGCAGGCTCATGGGCTGCAGAAGTGAGAcattttatcttatttcttTTGCTCTTATCCTGTGCAAACTCTTTCCGCACCCTAAAACTCGACAGAACCGGCGTCACAGCTGAACATCCGCCTCGGTTTGGTTGCTGTTCATTAGCTGTGCGGGTTGTTTTGGTGCCAGCCTAACGCAGCAAGCTTACATGGGTTTTTGCAGGAGTGACAGTGCTGAGAAATGAgtgcatttcttttcctttaccAATAACACCCTGTGAGATAgtcccccctcaccccccccaACTAAAATTTAAGATACCACAGCATGAGCATATACTCCAGAGATGGGAAACGTAGAATTGCATTTGACAGAATTTCTGATGGGATATGTAATTGAGCGCTGAGAGTTGGCAAACACCCAGAGATTTGAATGTATAGAGACATCTGAGggctgtgtctctctctgacaaCTAAGCTACATGCTGTTGTAACTACATTTCACCCTCACTCATTTTCACTGACAGCATCAAGCGAACAGATAGGGGGAGTAGACTTGAATTACACGAATTTCACCACAAGCTCAATAACAGTTTGCATTATTCATGTGCAATATCAATCACTTTAATGAAATATTCTGGGGAACAGAGGTGACACTTGTGGCTGGAGACAGAAACATCCAAAGTGCCTCGTGCTCGCCGCGTTTGATTAAATGATTtcaaaaagcagattttcacCATTTCTCGCAGCGTGATTGATTGCACGCAGTGGAAACAAATAACAAGCCTTTTAAAAATAGTCCTTACTTGACAAAATTATAATACTGTGAAAGGTTTAATGCATCGTGATCTAGAGATATTAAATGTTAAGCAGCTGTGGGCAAACAAAATTGATTAAAAATTAGAAGTAATGCCAGACTCCCTGAAAGAGCCTTGATAAAGCTGGATTTCTCTAAAGCCAGAAGAAAAGTGTTAGATTAGTGGCATAACACCTTTGTCGCAGCAGATGATGAATTCTAAACAACTTATTTTCTTTAAAGCCACAGATCATTTCTTAAAAATGATCCGCGtgttatttcagtttcattcagtCAAAGCTGTCGAGATAATGCTGCACTTTGAACATCTTACATGTCACACGTAAATCctaaaataaatgcttttttgttgactaacaaaatgtaaaaaaaaagccCAGGGGAGTGAGCGCTTCCAGAGGATGCTGCAACCAGAATTTTCCTAATTTAGCTTTAAAAGCCCTTGAGTATATTCTCCATCCTTGCTCAGTAGTTTTTGCATCATCTTATTTATCGCTGCgtccttttattttcttaaacaaAAGCTCAGTGTGGACCACATACATAAAAATATAATCCACATGACTCCCAGCCCACAATGCACTTCTGCTTCTGCCTCTACTTTTAGCAAATCTGATGCCTTTCATAAGGTGAATCTGCGTGAGCTTGTCTCAAGCCAGCGCTGCACTGTCCTCTTCATTTCCCGCGGGGGGTTTGATGTGAAGATGGAGAAGCTAAATTCTCCTCtgccttttttatttctttcttgtgtTTCAGACCACTCCTGGTGTGCAGAAACGATATTTCCGGCAAATCAAGAACTTGATAGCAGCTTTCCAGAAGCCTGGACAAGGAATTGCAATGCCTCTGCTCTACCCTGTCACCGCTCAGAGACGAGCACTAACATACACAGAGGCACAGACGCCTGGTGAGAGCCTGTCGCCGACACACAGCAGCCCGTACCTCCAGCAGCGGCCACTGCCAGCTGCTAAgggacacaaaaacaggaacaagAAGGAGGTGCGGCAAGCTCTCGGTTAGGGGCAAACCCTGAACTCATCATTGACGTAATTATGAGCAAAAATCCTGCCCACTGTTCCATTTTGCACACTGCGTGCACAGTACTTCTCATTTTGCTCCAATTTATCAGCCCCTGTGTGTTAAATCCCAGTCATTTAGGTGCTAGCACTGACTCAGATCTTTCCTGCCGatgcctctctcttttcttctgcacATGCGGCAAAGTGCTTCATAACTTTCAGGGATGTGATGTAAAATATTCAAGTGCTCGAACATTAATATCCATTACTGCATGCAGAAGTTGACAACAaatgttgtgctttgttttcttaaTGCAATTTGGTTGTGTGAATGgcaaaggaaataaatgatACTGGTTGA contains:
- the LOC143325891 gene encoding type-2 angiotensin II receptor-like, with amino-acid sequence MAIPYDLSLFNSTPSPYSTIEACGNSSLPPSALLCTDWPPVPMTTIIPAIYSVICVLGTIANALAVCVLAHASTSRRTIANTFMLNLCVSDLLFLLSLPLWAVYYSQGYSWPFGWVACKVCGALLNLNLYASIFFITSMSIDRYLAIVRPLRSQSARNTKRARLTCVLVWLLACACSAPTFFLRNTYHLEALGVEGCVIIYPNHTWYLTLAWMKIVLAFLLPLLVISCCYYAIGKHLMADTGLVRMHNLSHPSNMQSFKSQESCSKPERHPSLCGSPSYSAGRNVEGRGLERVLWTVAAVVMAFFLCWFPFHCVTFLDVLNSKGWLDSCWMNWTIQNLTPLTLCLGFSNSAINPVLYCFIGHHFRGRLGGLCKGLCACLKARGEEHSQKRGSFSTRLSSFSRKLSDLKDLAIVDPSGPA
- the LOC143325905 gene encoding SH2 domain-containing protein 1A-like, with protein sequence MENLPVYHGPIGKEEGERRLGQDGRDGCYLVRNSDSVPGVYCLCVLSHGYVYTYRLHKDDAGSWAAETTPGVQKRYFRQIKNLIAAFQKPGQGIAMPLLYPVTAQRRALTYTEAQTPGESLSPTHSSPYLQQRPLPAAKGHKNRNKKEVRQALG